GACGAGAGTGCAACGGATCTTTGCCGCCCTCGTGTTCGTGGACTGGTGCTCCTATGCGCTCGCGCTTCTCGACGGGATCGATCCCACCCCCGTTGACCTGGTCGAAAGCTTTAAGCAGGAATTGGAAAAACCGCTGTGAGCCATCCGGGACGACATGCCGGAGAGGGGATCCCTAAATGCCCCACTCCTGTTGTCTGTACCCCATGTCCCAGAACAGATATTCCATTTTCGAGGTCAGGATGAAGTGTTCGCGCACTCGATCCTTCTCGTCATCGGTGAGCCCTTTGGCCACCGCGTTCATCGCATCAAGCACGGCCCGGACGCTTTCCGCAAAGGCGTCGGAGGCATAGGTCCCGATCCATTTCTGAAACAACGGGTTGGGCGATCCCCGTTTTTCCAATGCCCTCCCCACCTCCAGATAGATCCGGTAGCAGGGCAGGAACGCCCCCATGATCTCATGGAAAGGCCTTTCGTAGGCCGTCTTCAGCAGATAAGAAGTATACATCAGATTCGTCGGAGCCATGGGGATCTTTTCCAGATCTTCCTTCGCCAGACCCCACCGAGCCATGAACGCTTCGTGCAGAACCCGCTCGACTTCGAAGACACCGGCCGCCCCCCGCACGAACATGAGAAACCAGTCGTCCACCGGCGCCTTGGCTCCGAGAACGGCCAAGCCTCGAGCGAAGCATTTCAGATACAAGGCGTCCTGGATCACGTAAAAGCGGAAGGTCTCTTCGTTCAAAGATCCTTCAGTAAGCCCCAGGATAAAGGGGTGAACCCGGATTTTACCGTAAATGCCTTCAATGGACCGCCACAGCCTGTCCGTGAACTCCATCGGAACACCTCCCATCTCAACAAACAGAGCGCCGTGCTCGTTTTTCAGAGACCGCTGACATCCCCTCGAGGGTGTCGGCCCCCTCTCAGAAATGTGCTCTCGGTTGAATCCCGGTTGATCCTCTCAAGAATAGCCGATAAAATACCTTCGGTTACGCCCCTTATTCTCTCTTCAGGCAGAGGCCTGTCAAGACG
The genomic region above belongs to Deltaproteobacteria bacterium and contains:
- the tenA gene encoding thiaminase II yields the protein MGGVPMEFTDRLWRSIEGIYGKIRVHPFILGLTEGSLNEETFRFYVIQDALYLKCFARGLAVLGAKAPVDDWFLMFVRGAAGVFEVERVLHEAFMARWGLAKEDLEKIPMAPTNLMYTSYLLKTAYERPFHEIMGAFLPCYRIYLEVGRALEKRGSPNPLFQKWIGTYASDAFAESVRAVLDAMNAVAKGLTDDEKDRVREHFILTSKMEYLFWDMGYRQQEWGI